One Leclercia pneumoniae genomic region harbors:
- a CDS encoding response regulator transcription factor, with the protein MGSHIYLIDDDAAIRESLAFLLSDMGWQVVSFESIAAFIAGHGSDPSLTGCLLLDMRMPGKGGMTWLEEGQWPWPLLPVILMTGHGTIDACRRAFHNGVFEFFTKPLDADKLIETLGCALEESTSRMTRWQESRRVRILFEQLTAREHEVLKALMEGHSNKEVAQRLHLSPRTVEAHRAAVFAKLGVTSLVQAIREYDKLQSV; encoded by the coding sequence ATGGGTAGTCACATCTATTTAATCGATGACGATGCGGCCATCCGGGAATCGTTAGCCTTTTTGCTGTCGGATATGGGCTGGCAGGTCGTTTCCTTCGAGAGCATTGCCGCCTTTATTGCCGGGCACGGCAGCGACCCATCCTTGACCGGCTGCCTGCTGCTGGATATGCGCATGCCGGGGAAAGGGGGAATGACGTGGCTGGAAGAGGGGCAGTGGCCCTGGCCGCTGCTGCCGGTGATCCTGATGACCGGACATGGGACCATCGACGCCTGTCGCCGGGCATTTCATAACGGGGTGTTTGAGTTCTTCACCAAGCCTCTGGACGCCGATAAGCTTATCGAAACCCTCGGTTGCGCGCTGGAGGAGAGCACCTCGCGCATGACGCGCTGGCAGGAAAGCCGGCGCGTGCGAATCTTATTTGAGCAGCTCACAGCCCGCGAACATGAGGTGCTGAAAGCACTGATGGAAGGGCATAGTAACAAAGAGGTGGCGCAGCGGCTGCATCTCTCCCCGCGTACGGTAGAGGCGCACCGGGCGGCAGTCTTCGCCAAGCTGGGCGTCACCAGCCTGGTGCAGGCCATACGTGAATATGACAAATTGCAATCCGTATAA
- a CDS encoding GlcG/HbpS family heme-binding protein has product MKKRIMAAALIAGLVSVSAQAQSVAQKSLSLTQANALATAAIQACMAKNYQVTVTVVDRAGVVKAVQRTDNAGPHTVKASEMKAWTALSTKNSSGKVMEAAQNNAGAQNMRDVPGFLLLAGGLPVKEVIGAIGIGGAPGGHLDEACAQQAIEGLDK; this is encoded by the coding sequence ATGAAAAAGAGAATAATGGCAGCGGCCCTGATCGCGGGTCTGGTAAGCGTATCGGCACAGGCGCAGTCTGTCGCGCAGAAGAGCCTCTCATTAACCCAGGCCAATGCCCTGGCGACGGCGGCCATTCAGGCCTGCATGGCCAAAAACTATCAGGTCACGGTGACCGTGGTTGATCGCGCAGGGGTGGTAAAAGCCGTCCAGCGCACGGATAACGCGGGTCCGCATACGGTTAAGGCCAGTGAGATGAAAGCCTGGACTGCCCTGAGCACCAAAAATTCCTCGGGCAAGGTGATGGAGGCGGCGCAAAACAATGCCGGGGCACAAAACATGCGTGATGTTCCTGGCTTCTTGCTGCTGGCGGGTGGGCTACCGGTGAAGGAGGTGATTGGTGCCATCGGTATCGGCGGCGCACCGGGAGGCCATCTTGATGAAGCCTGCGCTCAGCAAGCCATTGAAGGCCTCGATAAGTAA